One Mycolicibacterium sarraceniae genomic window carries:
- a CDS encoding Fic family protein: MPLTPGYGETPLPHDELDALLAEVVEILDKPITRADVYALEQSLQDQVVEALMPAALDGSLPLDELLSDYFIRDLHTQLFGPIWQWGGRQRQLELNIGVAPELIAVELRSTLGSIAWRWEHTDDWTPRQLGIVVHAETVRIHPFVDGNGRTTRLLADLAFAAAQDPTVQQYDWDLDKQRYIGLLRAFDVHRDVTELAAFVGIEQIELQEP; this comes from the coding sequence ATGCCGCTGACGCCCGGTTACGGCGAAACGCCGCTGCCTCACGACGAACTTGATGCTCTGCTGGCTGAGGTTGTCGAGATCCTCGACAAGCCGATCACCCGAGCGGACGTCTATGCCCTCGAACAGAGTTTGCAGGATCAGGTAGTTGAGGCGTTGATGCCAGCGGCGCTGGACGGTTCGTTGCCGCTAGACGAGCTTCTCAGCGACTACTTCATCCGTGATCTCCATACGCAGTTGTTCGGTCCGATCTGGCAGTGGGGCGGGCGGCAGCGTCAGCTCGAACTCAACATCGGTGTCGCTCCCGAACTCATCGCCGTCGAGCTGCGCAGCACCCTCGGCTCGATCGCCTGGCGGTGGGAGCACACCGACGACTGGACCCCCCGCCAGTTGGGGATCGTGGTCCATGCCGAGACGGTTCGTATACACCCCTTCGTTGACGGAAATGGCCGCACAACAAGGCTTCTCGCTGACCTCGCGTTCGCCGCGGCCCAAGACCCCACCGTGCAGCAGTACGACTGGGATCTGGACAAGCAGCGCTATATCGGGCTGCTGCGTGCCTTCGACGTGCACCGGGATGTGACTGAGCTCGCTGCGTTCGTCGGGATTGAGCAGATCGAGCTACAGGAGCCCTGA